From Lemur catta isolate mLemCat1 chromosome 19, mLemCat1.pri, whole genome shotgun sequence, a single genomic window includes:
- the CCDC8 gene encoding coiled-coil domain-containing protein 8, whose protein sequence is MLQIGEDVDYLLIPREVRLAGGVWRVISKPATKEAEFRERLIQFLEEEGRTLEDVARIIEKSTPHPPQAPKKPKEPGVRRRVQQMVTPPPRLVVGTYDSSNASDSEFSDFETSRDKGNKGSRRGKKVRKMPVSYLGSKFLGSDLESEDDEELVEAFLRRGEKKPSAPPARRRVNLPVPMFEDNLGPQMSKADRWREYVSQVSWGKLKRRVKGWAPRSGPGTGEAQQASTAAERNGASLPASASRGDNVGDAADGRVPETSPRGWRPKINWASFRRRRKEETAATVQGADIPADQGAEAADNQRAEAEGDQREGAPAVQGAEAADNQREGVVADQGAEALNAQRAESAHNQRAGALGAQEVEASAAQGATGAAPGARARKQVKTVRFQTPGRFSWFRKRRRAFWHTPRLPTLPKRVPRAGEARSLRVLRAEARAQVEQGEQGEREDQL, encoded by the coding sequence ATGCTGCAGATCGGGGAGGATGTCGATTATCTGCTCATCCCCCGCGAGGTCAGGCTGGCCGGGGGCGTCTGGAGGGTCATCTCCAAGCCGGCCACCAAAGAAGCAGAATTTCGGGAGCGGCTGATCCAGTTTCTGGAAGAAGAGGGCCGCACCCTGGAGGACGTGGCCCGGATCATAGAGAAGAGCACCCCgcaccctccccaggcccccaaaAAGCCTAAGGAGCCCGGAGTGAGGAGGAGAGTCCAGCAGATGGTGACTCCTCCGCCCCGCCTGGTCGTGGGCACCTACGACAGCAGCAACGCTAGCGACAGCGAGTTCAGCGACTTCGAGACCTCCAGGGACAAGGGCAACAAAGGCTCGAGGCGGGGCAAGAAGGTGCGCAAAATGCCCGTCAGTTACTTGGGCAGCAAATTCCTCGGAAGCGACCTGGAGAGCGAGGATGATGAGGAACTGGTCGAGGCCTTCCTCCGGCGAGGGGAGAAGAAGCCGAGCGCGCCTCCTGCGCGCCGCCGCGTCAACCTGCCAGTGCCGATGTTTGAGGACAACCTGGGGCCCCAGATGTCCAAGGCAGACAGGTGGCGAGAGTATGTCAGCCAGGTGTCCTGGGGGAAGCTGAAGCGGAGGGTGAAGGGTTGGGCCCCGAGGTCCGGCCCAGGGACGGGCGAGGCCCAGCAGGCCTCGACCGCAGCGGAGAGAAATGGGGCGTCGCTGCCGGCCAGCGCCAGCCGCGGGGATAACGTGGGAGACGCGGCAGATGGGCGCGTGCCCGAGACCTCCCCCCGAGGATGGAGGCCCAAGATCAACTGGGCCTCCTTCCGGCGCCGTAGGAAGGAGGAGACAGCGGCCACCGTGCAGGGGGCAGACATCCCGGCAGACCAGGGGGCAGAGGCCGCAGATAACCAGAGGGCAGAGGCTGAAGGTGACCAGAGGGAAGGGGCCCCAGCTGTCCAGGGGGCAGAGGCTGCAGATAATCAGCGGGAAGGGGTCGTAGCAGACCAGGGAGCAGAGGCCCTGAATGCCCAAAGGGCAGAGTCTGCACATAATCAGAGGGCGGGGGCCCTGGGTGCCCAGGAAGTTGAAGCTTCAGCTGCCCAGGGGGCCACAGGGGCAGCCCCAGGAGCCAGGGCCCGGAAACAGGTCAAGACAGTGAGGTTCCAGACCCCTGGACGCTTTTCATGGTTTCGCAAGCGCCGGAGAGCCTTCTGGCACACTCCCCGCTTGCCAACCCTGCCCAAGAGGGTCCCCAGGGCAGGCGAGGCCAGGAGCCTCAGGGTGCTCAGGGCTGAGGCCAGGGCCCAAGTggagcagggagagcagggagagCGGGAAGACCAGCTGTGA